One region of Sebastes fasciatus isolate fSebFas1 chromosome 1, fSebFas1.pri, whole genome shotgun sequence genomic DNA includes:
- the cacna1da gene encoding calcium channel, voltage-dependent, L type, alpha 1D subunit, a isoform X3, whose protein sequence is MSANGPAPDPAPSAPEAPPAPTPAPAAAPAAPAAPPAPAPPALPAPVSSTIPVGALAQKKRQQYAKSKKQGSNANSRPPRALFCLKLNNPIRRACISLVEWKPFDIFILIAIFANCMALAVYVPFPADDSNSTNHDLETVEYAFLIIFTIETFLKIIAYGLVMHQNAYVRNGWNMLDFVIVVIGLFSVVLELLTKEEKVEVEGDLHPSMHGHGGKPGGFDVKALRAFRVLRPLRLVSGVPSLQVVLNSIIKAMVPLLHIALLVLFVIIIYAIIGLELFIGKMHATCFFPGSGMTPDSIAEEEPAPCAISGHGRQCPINGSECREGWRGPNGGITNFDNFLFAMLTVFQCITMEGWTDVLYWMNDAMGFELPWVYFVSLVIFGSFFVLNLVLGVLSGEFSKEREKAKARGDFQKLREKQQLEEDLKGYLDWITQAEDIDPDNEDEADEGSKRNRVTLADLTEKKKGRFGWFSQSSDTHASVPASETESVNTENQNGEDEKTPCCGPLCQKISKSKFSRRWRRWNRFCRRKCRLAVKSVPFYWLVIILVFLNTLTISSEHYNQPMWLTQVQDVANKVLLAMFTCEMLVKMYSLGLQAYFVSLFNRFDCFVVCGGITETILVELEIMSPLGISVFRCVRLLRIFKVTRHWQSLSNLVASLLNSMKSIASLLLLLFLFIIIFSLLGMQVFGGKFNFDETQTKRSTFDNFPQALLTVFQILTGEDWNAVMYDGIMAYGGPSSSGMIVCFYFIILFICGNYILLNVFLAIAVDNLADAESLNTDGGGKKGDKKEEEKDDKEEEEENDETAAEEEDPEVPSGPRPVLSDLVKKEKITPIPEGSAFFIFSTTNPFRVFCHKLINHHIFTNLILVFIMLSSVSLAAEDPIRNFSARNIILGYFDYAFTAIFTVEIVLKVLGYADYVFTSMFTFEIVLKMTTYGAFLHKGAFCRNYFNLLDLLVVGVSLVSFGIQSSAISVVKILRVLRVLRPLRAINRAKGLKHVVQCVFVAIRTIGNIMIVTTLLQFMFACIGVQLFKGKFYRCTDEAKSAPDECKGTYILYKDGDVNQPTIHKRLWHNSDFNFDNVLMAMMALFTVSTFEGWPSLLYKAIDSNRENLGPIYNYRVEISIFFIIYIIIIAFFMMNIFVGFVIVTFQEQGEKEYKNCELDKNQRQCVEYALKARPLRRYIPKNPYQYKFWYVVNSTGFEYIMFVLIMLNTLCLAVQHYGQSALFNYVMDILNMVFTTVFTVEMVLKLIAFKPRHYFTDAWNTFDALIVVGSVVDIAITEVNPTETPQVDEQGNTEDSARISITFFRLFRVMRLVKLLSRGEGIRTLLWTFIKSFQALPYVALLIAMLFFIYAVIGMQVFGKVAMVDGTHINRNNNFQTFPQAVLLLFRCATGEAWQEIMLACIAGKLCDPESDYNPGEEMTCGSGFAIIYFISFYMLCAFLIINLFVAVIMDNFDYLTRDWSILGPHHLDEFKRIWSEYDPEAKGRIKHLDVVTLLRRIQPPLGFGKLCPHRVACKRLVAMNMPLNSDGTVMFNATLFALVRTALKIKTEAGNLEQANEELRAVIKKIWKRTSMKLLDQVVPPAGDDEVTVGKFYATFLIQDYFRKFKKRKEEGLVGAHPTQNNTAIALQAGLRTLHDIGPEIRRAISCDLQDDELVDFIPEEDEEIYRRNGGLFGNHLMNGGHRRSNGHQTNATQRPLQVQPPPHYAHMEQPVGRLSRANAMSHPNHHHHHHHHHRHHNSYGKSPKSTNINLNNANVSSLPNGGHHRYYEHAPPNGYPGLRNAYYDYEKPRTPQGQRRRYYETYVRSHGVDGHHPTIRREEEFEEDRLSGEYYSGEEFYEDDSMLSGDRYQNSDAEYETPKGYHHPDSYYEDDEQPLYRDSRRSPKRRLLPATPQGIIPPGHRRPSFNFECLRRQSSQDELPHQRTALPLHLMQHQVMAVAGLDSSRAHRLSPTRSTRSWATPPATPASKDQSPYYTPLIRVDHPHRESAASSQVSVRKSSWYTDDPEFSQRMYSPVHLQVPPEYHSQYHQKRGSATSLVEAVLISEGLGRYAKDPKFVAATKHEIADACEMTIDEMESAASHLLNGGMAPSVNGVNVFPILTPRDYELQDTAASYSDEEPETEPRAPYEEDLADEMICITTL, encoded by the exons ACTCTTCAGTGTTGTCTTGGAGCTTTTGACCAAAGAAGAGAAGGTAGAGGTTGAAGGAGATCTCCATCCGTCGATGCACGGACACGGAGGTAAACCAGGTGGTTTCGATGTTAAAGCCCTACGAGCCTTCCGTGTGCTGCGACCCCTGCGGCTAGTCTCAGGAGTACCCA GTTTACAGGTGGTGTTGAACTCCATCATTAAAGCCATGGTACCTCTCCTTCACATCGCCCTCCTGGTCTTGTTCGTCATCATCATCTATGCTATTATCGGCCTGGAGCTCTTCATCGGTAAAATGCACGCGACCTGCTTTTTTCCTGGCTCAGGGATGACCCCAG ATTCGATAGCAGAAGAGGAACCAGCTCCATGTGCGATCTCAGGGCACGGGCGCCAATGCCCCATCAACGGCAGCGAGTGTAGGGAAGGCTGGCGAGGTCCAAACGGTGGCATCACCAATTTTgacaacttcctgtttgccaTGCTGACGGTGTTTCAGTGCATCACCATGGAGGGCTGGACGGACGTGCTGTACTGG ATGAACGATGCTATGGGCTTTGAGCTTCCATGGGTGTACTTTGTCAGTCTTGTGATCTTCGGCTCCTTTTTCGTTCTTAACCTGGTTTTGGGTGTGTTGAGCGG AGAGTTCtccaaggagagagagaaggccaAAGCTCGCGGAGACTTCCAGAAGCTGCGTGAGaagcagcagctggaggaggatcTGAAGGGTTACCTGGACTGGATCACTCAGGCCGAAGACATAGACCCTGACAACGAggatgaggccgatgaggggAGCAAGCGCAACC GGGTGACTCTGGCTGACCTCactgagaagaagaaaggaaggtTTGGGTGGTTCAGCCAGTCGTCCGACACTCATG CGAGCGTTCCAGCCAGCGAAACAGAATCTGTGAACACCGAGAATCAAAACGGGGAGGATGAAAAGACGCCATGCTGCGGACCTCTGTG TCAAAAAATTTCCAAGTCAAAGTTCAG TCGGCGCTGGCGCCGCTGGAACAGGTTCTGCCGCAGGAAGTGCCGGTTGGCTGTCAAATCGGTGCCTTTCTATTGGCTGGTCATCATCCTGGTGTTCCTCAACACGCTCACTATATCATCAGAGCATTACAACCAGCCCATGTGGCTGACACAAGTGCAGG ATGTGGCCAACAAGGTGCTGCTAGCAATGTTCACATGTGAAATGTTGGTGAAGATGTACAGTCTCGGGCTACAGGCCTATTTCGTGTCACTGTTCAACCGCTTCGACTGCTTCGTGGTGTGTGGAGGAATCACTGAAACCATTCTGGTGGAGCTGGAGATCATGTCTCCTCTCGGTATCTCAGTGTTCCGCTGCGTTCGCCTGCTGAGGATCTTCAAGGTCACACG TCACTGGCAGTCTCTAAGTAACCTGGTGGCGTCCCTGCTCAACTCCATGAAGTCCATCGcttccctgctgctgctgctcttcctcttcatcatcatcttctccCTGCTGGGCATGCAGGTGTTCGGTGGAAAGTTCAACTTTGACGAGACCCAGACCAAGAGGAGCACCTTTGACAACTTCCCCCAAGCCCTTCTCACTGTGTTTCAG ATCCTGACCGGAGAAGACTGGAACGCTGTTATGTACGATGGAATCATGGCCTACGGAGGCCCTTCCTCTTCCGGGATGATCGTGTGCTTTTACTTCATCATCCTCTTCATCTGTGGAAACT ATATCCTCCTGAATGTCTTTTTGGCTATCGCTGTGGACAACTTGGCAGATGCAGAGTCTCTCAACACGGACGGTGGAGGAAAGAAAGG GgacaaaaaggaggaggaaaaagatgacAAG gaggaagaggaggagaatgacGAAACtgcggcggaggaggaggatccAGAAGTCCCGTCGGGGCCTCGGCCGGTCCTCTCTGACCTGGTAAAGAAGGAGAAGATCACTCCGATCCCAGAGGGAAGCGCCTTCTTCATCTTCAGCACCACAAACCC GTTTCGTGTGTTTTGCCACAAACTCATCAACCACCACATATTCACCAACCTCATCCTGGTGTTCATCATGCTCAGCTCCGTCTCGCTCGCAGCTGAGGATCCCATCCGAAACTTCTCAGCTCGCAATATT ATACTTGGTTACTTTGACTATGCTTTCACGGCTATCTTTACTGTTGAGATCGTGTTGAAG GTCCTAGGCTATGCAGATTATGTCTTCACTAGTATGTTTACATTTGAGATCGTATTGAAG ATGACAACATATGGAGCCTTTCTCCATAAAGGGGCTTTCTGTAGGAATTACTTCAACCTCCTGGACCTGCTGGTGGTGGGAGTTTCCCTCGTCTCCTTTGGCATTCA GTCCTCGGCCATCTCAGTGGTAAAGATTCTTAGGGTCCTTCGTGTCCTTCGACCCCTGAGGGCCATCAACCGAGCCAAAGGCCTAAAG CACGTGGTGCAGTGTGTGTTCGTGGCCATCAGAACTATCGGTAACATCATGATCGTCACCACTCTGCTCCAGTTCATGTTCGCCTGTATCGGGGTGCAGCTATTTAAG GGGAAGTTCTATCGCTGCACGGATGAAGCCAAGTCCGCCCCAGATGAGTGCAA GGGTACCTACATCCTGTATAAGGATGGAGACGTGAACCAGCCAACCATCCACAAACGACTGTGGCACAACAGCGACTTCAACTTTGACAACGTCCTCATGGCTATGATGGCGCTGTTCACTGTGTCCACTTTTGAAGGCTGGCCTTC TTTACTGTACAAGGCGATCGACTCCAACAGGGAGAACTTGGGTCCCATTTACAACTACCGCGTGGAGATTTccatcttcttcatcatctacatcatcatcatcgcttTCTTCATGATGAACATCTTTGTAGGTTTTGTGATCGTCACGTTTCAGGAACAAGGAGAGAAAGAGTACAAAAACTGTGAACTCGACAAAAACCAG CGTCAGTGTGTGGAGTACGCTCTTAAGGCGCGGCCGCTGAGGAGGTACATCCCTAAGAACCCGTACCAGTACAAGTTCTGGTATGTGGTGAACTCCACTGGGTTTGAGTACATCATGTTTGTGCTCATTATGCTCAACACGCTCTGCCTGGCTGTACAG CACTACGGACAGTCAGCGCTCTTTAACTACGTGATGGACATCCTTAACATGGTCTTCACTACTGTCTTCACTGTGGAAATGGTTCTCAAACTCATCGCTTTCAAACCCAGG CACTATTTCACTGATGCTTGGAACACATTTGATGCCTTAATTGTTGTCGGTAGCGTCGTCGATATTGCTATCACTGAAGTTAAT CCAACGGAGACTCCTCAGGTGGATGAGCAGGGG AACACGGAGGACAGCGCTCGCATCTCCATCACCTTCTTCCGTCTGTTTCGAGTCATGCGGCTGGTCAAGCTCCTCAGCAGAGGGGAGGGCATTCGCACGCTGCTTTGGACTTTCATCAAATCCTTCCAG GCTCTGCCATATGTTGCTCTTCTGATAGCCATGCTGTTCTTCATCTACGCCGTCATCGGCATGCAG GTGTTTGGAAAGGTCGCCATGGTGGACGGCACGCACATCAACAGAAACAACAACTTCCAGACCTTCCCTCAGGCTGTGCTCCTCCTCTTCAG ATGTGCCACTGGAGAGGCGTGGCAGGAGATCATGTTGGCCTGTATAGCAGGGAAACTGTGTGACCCCGAGTCCGACTACAACCCCGGGGAGGAGATGACGTGTGGCAGTGGATTTGCAATAATTTACTTCATCAGCTTCTACATGCTCTGCGCCTTCCTG ATTATCAATTTGTTTGTGGCCGTCATCATGGACAACTTTGACTATCTAACACGTGATTGGTCCATTCTGGGTCCACACCACCTCGATGAATTCAAGAGAATTTGGTCCGAGTACGACCCAGAGGCTAA GGGCAGAATAAAACATCTGGATGTTGTGACACTTCTTCGTCGTATCCAGCCGCCTCTCGGCTTCGGCAAACTGTGCCCTCACAGAGTGGCCTGCAag AGGCTGGTGGCCATGAACATGCCTCTGAACAGTGACGGCACAGTCATGTTCAACGCCACTTTGTTTGCACTGGTGCGCACTGCTCTGAAGATCAAAACAGAAG CAGGTAATCTGGAACAGGCCAATGAAGAACTGCGAGCTGTCATCAAGAAAATCTGGAAGAGAACCAGCATGAAGCTGCTGGATCAAGTGGTGCCTCCTGCTGGTG ATGATGAGGTAACCGTGGGGAAGTTCTATGCCACCTTCCTGATACAGGACTACTTTAGGAAATTCAAGAAACGTAAAGAGGAAGGCCTGGTGGGGGCTCACCCGACGCAGAACAACACAGCTATCGCTTTACAG GCTGGCCTTCGCACGCTTCATGATATTGGGCCCGAAATTCGGCGAGCGATATCATGTGATCTGCAAGATGACGAGCTAGTAGACTTTATTCCAGAGGAAGACGAGGAAATTTATAGG CGCAACGGCGGCCTCTTCGGTAACCACCTCATGAACGGTGGTCATCGGCGATCCAACGGCCACCAGACCAACGCAACGCAGCGCCCCCTGCAGGTGCAGCCTCCGCCTCACTACGCCCACATGGAGCAGCCGGTGGGACGGCTGTCTCGAGCCAACGCCATGTCCCACCCcaaccaccatcaccaccaccaccatcaccaccgcCACCACAACTCCTACGGCAAGTCTCCCAAATCCACCAACATCAACCTCAACAACGCCAACGTGTCCAGTCTGCCCAACGGAGGTCACCATCGTTACTACGAACACGCACCTCCCAATGGCTACCCGGGTCTTCGCAACGCCTACTACGACTACGAGAAGCCTCGGACGCCCCAAGGTCAAAG AAGGCGCTACTATGAGACCTATGTTAG GTCTCACGGAGTCGATGGACACCACCCCACCATCCGCAGGGAGGAGGAGTTTGAAGAAGACCGCCTCTCTGGGGAGTATTACAGCGGGGAGGAGTTTTATGAAGATGACAGTATGCTGTCAGGGGACAG GTATCAGAACAGTGACGCGGAGTACGAGACTCCCAAAGGTTACCATCACCCCGACAGTTACTATGAAGATGACGAGCAGCCTCTCTACCGAGACTCACGGAGGTCACCAAAGAGACGATTGCTTCCTGCCACACCTCAGGGTATCATACCCCCTG GTCACAGGAGGCCATCCTTCAACTTTGAGTGTCTGCGCAGACAAAGTAGCCAGGACGAGCTTCCACACCAGCGTACCGCTCTACCACTGCACCTTATGCAGCACCAG GTTATGGCTGTAGCAGGCCTGGACTCCAGCAGAGCCCACCGCCTCTCCCCAACCCGCTCCACCCGCTCCTGGGCCACTCCCCCTGCCACCCCGGCCAGTAAAGACCAGTCGCCATACTACACCCCTCTCATCCGTGTGGACCACCCACACAGGGAGAGTGCTGCTAGCAGCCAAGTGTCTGTGCGCAAGAGTTCCTGGTACACAGACGACCCCGAGTTCTCCCAGAGGATGTACTCGCCCGTCCACCTGCAGGTGCCACCTGAGTACCACAGCCAGTACCATCAGAAGAGAGGCAGCGCCACCAGCCTTGTGGAAGCG GTTTTGATATCAGAAGGGCTTGGGAGATACGCCAAGGATCCCAAGTTCGTCGCTGCCACAAAGCACGAGATAGCAGATGCATGTGAGATGACGATAGATGAGATGGAGAGTGCAGCCAGCCACCTGCTGAACGGAGGGATGGCCCCGAGCGTCAACGGGGTCAACGTGTTCCCCATTCTGACTCCGAGGGATTATGAACTGCAGGACACTGCAGCCAGCTACAGCGACGAGGAACCAGAGACGGAGCCAAGAGCTCCTTATGAGGAGGACCTGGCAGATGAGATGATCTGCATCACGACTTTATAG